GAAGGCGCACCTACCCCCATCACCGCTTTTCTTTCAGTTGGGTCCAAAGCCGCAGGTCTGGTGGCTTTCTTACGAGTTTTCTTTGAATCATTTTCTGTCTATAATCCGGACTGGGTCACCATTGTCGCGGTCTTAGCGGCTTTGAGTATGATCATCGGGAATATAATCGCTCTGCTTCAAACCAACATCAAAAGGATGTTAGCTTATTCCTCTATTGCCCAGGTGGGATACATATTAGTCGGTTTAGTGGCAATATCTGAGAGAGGAGTCTCCTCAGTTGCCTTTTACACCTTAGCTTACCTTTTTGCCAACTTAGGCGCCTTTGTGGTGGCAATCGCATTTGAGCTTCAAACCGGCTCCTCTGAGATAAAAGACTATTCAGGTCTTTCCCGGACTTCTCCGACTTTATCTTTTTTGATGATGATCTTCCTACTTTCCTTGGTGGGAATTCCTCCTTTAGCTGGATTTGTGGGGAAATATTTCCTTTTTGCTGCTGCGATTGAAAAAAATCTGATCTGGTTAGTGGTTATAGCGGTTTTGACCAGCGTGATCTCGCTTTATTACTATGTGGACGTGATAAGGGAGATGTATTTTAATAAGAAAGAAGGCGGAGAGAAAATCTTTTTGCCCTTCGGGATAAAACTGGCTTTGTTGATTTGTATCATAGGTGTCATTTTAGTTGGCCTTTTCCCCAATCCCTTCCTCAACCTTGCCTCCCAGGCAGCGCTGGTTTTTAAGTATTGATTGTTGCGTCCGGGTTTATCCCGGACGTTTGATTTTCGTCGGGCTACGAAATTTTTGGAGACGCATGGCGATGCGTCTCTACGAACTCGGTAAACCCACGTTGCCCTCAACGTGGGTACGCTATAGCCCCACCTTGCGGGCAAAGGGGAGTACAGATTTTGTTTGGTAGGGGCGAGGTTCCCTCGCCCAGAGATTAGTCAACTACCTTCGGATGGTTGACCTACAGGCCTACCAGTTCATATATAAATTGCTGTGTGGCATTCCTAAACTTGCTTTGGGGATGTTTTGTTAACCTCTCTTCACCCTCAAACAAGTTTGAGGGTGCCACCCGTCCACCCGTCGTCGTCGGCAGATTCAGACCAGTTCCATCAAAGATGGACAATGGATGTCCATCAAATATGGACAACCTGATTCCATAATTTGTGGAATCAGACACTTGTCCACCAAATATGGACAAGAAATAGAATATATAGAGATATATATATGTTAGAGATATTTATTTAGAGGGACGGTCAAGCAGAATTCAGCCAATATTTAGATAAATATTTTGAAATTAAGAAAAAAATACGTGCTCGTCGGGGAAGATTCATAATGTCAACTTGCCAGGTCAGGGGACCTGGCAAGCACAACGGGGTTTGAGAGTGCCACACTTCGCTCCTGGCGGATGTTATCATCCGCCAGGGCTTCAGATTGTGTCGAGGATGATGACATCCTCGACGAGAAGGGAGACGCATGCGATGCGTCTCTACAAAAAACCTCTCCCTGCCCTTTCCTGTAGGGTCGATCGTGTGGTTTCCACAAACCTGCTTTGTGGATGTTTTGACAACCTCTCTTCACCCTCAAACAAGTTTGAGGGTGCCACCCCCTGTCCGACTAACAGAAATTTTTTGTTCAAATTTAGTTGACAAAAAGATGAAAAAGAATAACTTAGAAGGAATTATATGGGAGGTAACTTTTTCCTGACATAAAATGGTAAAGGCTCTAAGAAACTATTTTCTTTCCGGCGTACTGATCATCGTTCCCTTGATTATCACCTATCTGGTATTACGTTTCTTATTTTTAGGTCTGGACGGGCTTCTCTCTCCCTTAATCAATAAACTTATAGGTTTTAATTTCCCTGGTACCGGGCTTTTAGCCACCTTGATCCTTATTTTCTTTGCCGGACTTTTTGCCTCCAGCCTGATTTTTTCGCGTTTGGTCTCTTATGCAGAATCTCTTTTCAACAAAATCCCGGTTATCCGAACAATCTATGGACCTGCCAAGCAATTAGTGGAAAGCTTGACGGTTGCAGATAAAAGGGGATTCAAGCAGGTTGTTCTGATCCAGTTCCCCAGACAGGGAATTTTTGCCTTAGGTTTTGTTACTAATAGGGTTAATTTTAAAAACGAAGAGCTTTTAGCGGTCTTTATCCCTTCAACCCCAACTCCCTTCACTGGCTGGACACTTCTTTTTAAAGAGGATGAGGTTACCTTTTTAGATATATCAGTGGAAGAGGGGATAGAGTTTTTTGTGTCCGGAGGGATTGCTTCCCCGGATAAGTTTAACTTCAAGGAAAAATAGAATCTCAAGATGCTAAAAGAAACAATCACCACTGCCGCTTCAATTAAAGCTAAAGCCTTAGCTGCTGTCTGGACCTTCCCTTCAATTCTCCTATCAGCTTTAGTCATCGGCTGGGCAGCTGAGGCGGCCCAGTTCTTATTCTCCCAGGGTTTAGCCTTAGCTATTTTAGCCTGGCTGCAGACTTTGCCTGAATTCGCAGTGGAGGCAGTCATTGCCTGGGAGGCAGGGACTGATCCACAGAAAGTTCACCTGGTTACTGCCAATTTCACTGGTTCTTTGCGCCTTTTGGTGGGCTTGGGCTGGCCTATGATCTATTTCACCACAGTTTTCTTCAGAAAAAGAAAACCCGGGGAGAAAAGGCTCTTAAATATAAAGCTGGACGGCGAGCATGCAGTTGAGGTCTTAGGGCTTCTCCCGCCCATTCTATATTTTGTCATCATAGTTCTAAAAGGCACCCTTTCGCTTTTCGATTCGGTGATACTTTTTCTGATGTATGTAGGATATCTATATATTTTAAGGAAGATCCCTGCTCAGGATCAGGAGAAAATCGAAGAAGCAGGCAGGATACCCCGCTGGATCTTAAGCCAGAAACCGCTGAGAAGAGACCTTTCCATAGCTTTTCTTTTCATCATTGGCGGGGTCTGGCTCTGTTTAGTGGCAGAGCCTTTCCTGCGTAGTATGTTAGCCCTGGCAACTTTTTTGGGGGTATCTCAATTCGTCTTCATCCAGTGGGTTTCCCCTTTTCTGTCTGAGTTCCCGGAAAAGGTCACTGCTTTTAACTGGGCAAGGACCGTAAAAAAAGCCCCAATGGCTCTGATGAATATGATCTCCTCCAATATCAACCAGTGGACCGTGCTGGTGGCGATGATCCCGATCGTCTATTCCATAAGTGCGGGAAAAGTCTCGGTTATCCATTTTGATTCTCATCAGAAAGTGGAGATCTTCCTGACCATTGCTCAATCAGCTCTGGGGATGGTCCTTTTAGCCAATATGGAGTTCCGCTGGTACGAGGCTCTGGGCCTTTTTGGCCTGTGGTTTACACAATTTGTAATACCGTCTCTGAGGGAGGAGATAACCTGGGTTTATCTCTTCTGGCTGTATGTGGAGCTGATTCTGGCTTTTGTTGGGAAAAGAAAACTCAAAGTTTTTAAGGAGTTTAGAGAATTGGTCAGGAAACATTTTTGAGGTTTGTAGGTGCTCGATTTATCGAGTCCAAATGGACCCAATAAATTGGGCAACTACATAGAAATTGTAGTTGCTTGATTTATCAAGCAAATTAGCCCGATGAATCGGGCAACTACAGAAGTGAAAGAGAGGAGAATCATGTTTGGAATTATGCCCAGGGAAGACAAGTTCTTCGGGATGCTCAAGGAGTTAGCCCATTGCGTTCTAAAGGGAGCTGAGGCTTTAAAAGACTTAGTGGAGAACTACACGGACGTGGAAAGAAAGGTAAGAGATATAAAAGAGATCGAGCATGATGGCGACAGGAACATACATCAGATCATTGACAGTCTGAACAAAACCTTCGTCACGCCACTGGACCGGGAAGACATTCACCAGCTTGCCAGCGAGTTAGATGACGTTTTGGATGCGATCGAGGGGATATCGAGCCGCCTGTTAAATTTCAAAATCGAAAAACCGACCCTGGAGTGCATCCAGCTGGTGAACATAATCTATAAGGCAACAGTGGAGATAGAAAAAGCGGTTTCCGATCTCAAGCATTTCAGAAACCTTCATCCCTTCTGTGTGGAGATAAACAGCCTGGAAAACGAGGCAGACCAGATCACCCAGGCGAAGGTAGGCAAACTGCTGGACGAGGAGCCCGACTGGAGAATGGCTATCAAGTGGAAGGAGATCTACGGAAGACTGGAGACCGCGGCTGACCATTGTGAGAATATCTCCGATGTGATCGAGAGTATCGTGGTGAAAAATGCTTAGGTACTGAAAGATTTGATCAGGCGAATGCAAATTCAGGATGGCTCGGAAATCGTGCCCGCATCCAGTCCAACGAGCCAGACTCCAAAGGAGGGATACTTGTCAAATAGAGCAGGTCTCGTATGTTAAGTTTAATCTTTGTCATCTTCATTATTTTGGTTGCTCTGGCTTTTGATTTCACCAACGGGCTGCACGATGCGGCTAATTCCATCGCTACGGTTGTTTCCACCCGGGTTCTAACACCCCGCCAGGCTGTGGTCTGGGCGGCTTTTTTTAATTTCGTGGCGTTTCTGATCTTCGGCACCGCGGTAGCTACAACCATCGGCAAGGGGATGATCGATATCAGCGTGGTCACGCCAAGGCTCATATTCGCGGGATTGATCGGCGCAATTAGCTGGAACCTTTTCACCTGGTATCTGGGACTACCTACCAGCTCCTCCCATGCTTTGATCGGTGGCTATGCTGGAGCAGCCATTGTCAAAGCCGGCTTTAAAGTCATCATCCTCAGCGGCTGGACCAAGACCATTATCTTCCTTTTTCTTGCGCCAACCCTGGGCTTAGTTTTAGGACTGATTTTCATAGTCATAGTCACCTGGATTGTACATAAAAAGACCCCTGCCTCCATTGATAAGTGGTCACGTCGTTTGCAATTAGTCTCAGCCTGTCTGTATAGTCTGGGTCACGGAGGGAATGACGCACAGAAGACTATGGGGATTATAGCCAGCTTGTTGTTTTCGGCTGGACTTATCAAGACCTTTCACATACCTCTCTGGGTGGTGTTGAGTGCACATGCCGCTATAGCTTTAGGAACCCTGTCAGGTGGCTGGCGTATAGTGAAGACCATGGGTCAGAAAATAACCAAACTAAGGCCAATTGATGGTTTTTGTGCTGAAACTGCGAGTGCCATTAGCATTTTCACGGCTACTCATCTGGGTGTGCCAGTTAGCACCACACATGTCATCACCGGAGCCATTTCCGGGGTTGGAGCAGCCAAACGTCTTTCCGCGGTACGTTGGGGAATCACTATTAAAATCGTCTGGGCCTGGCTTTTGACCATTCCCGGAGCAGCTTTGACTGCTGGGGTTTTCTATTTTCTGCTGGAGTCGGCGATTAAGTTGTTCTCTTAGTAAGC
The Candidatus Zixiibacteriota bacterium genome window above contains:
- a CDS encoding NADH-quinone oxidoreductase subunit N — encoded protein: MPIFPEVFLLLWAILIFVVDFFLKEEKRKNLGYLSLLGILITIILLFFSAQGEMFGKAYSYDSLSLFFKLVFLLSAFLAISVSIDFVAKFRAFKGEFFGLILFSTVGMMLLSSARELIFLYVSLELVTIPLYVLAAYLKPDRKSAEAGLKYMLLGAISSAILLYGISLIYGITGTTFLLGIKTRLMVDYLQIGPIGPGLFLSFIFFIAGFGFKLALVPFHMWAPDVYEGAPTPITAFLSVGSKAAGLVAFLRVFFESFSVYNPDWVTIVAVLAALSMIIGNIIALLQTNIKRMLAYSSIAQVGYILVGLVAISERGVSSVAFYTLAYLFANLGAFVVAIAFELQTGSSEIKDYSGLSRTSPTLSFLMMIFLLSLVGIPPLAGFVGKYFLFAAAIEKNLIWLVVIAVLTSVISLYYYVDVIREMYFNKKEGGEKIFLPFGIKLALLICIIGVILVGLFPNPFLNLASQAALVFKY
- a CDS encoding DUF502 domain-containing protein translates to MVKALRNYFLSGVLIIVPLIITYLVLRFLFLGLDGLLSPLINKLIGFNFPGTGLLATLILIFFAGLFASSLIFSRLVSYAESLFNKIPVIRTIYGPAKQLVESLTVADKRGFKQVVLIQFPRQGIFALGFVTNRVNFKNEELLAVFIPSTPTPFTGWTLLFKEDEVTFLDISVEEGIEFFVSGGIASPDKFNFKEK
- a CDS encoding DUF47 family protein, with the translated sequence MFGIMPREDKFFGMLKELAHCVLKGAEALKDLVENYTDVERKVRDIKEIEHDGDRNIHQIIDSLNKTFVTPLDREDIHQLASELDDVLDAIEGISSRLLNFKIEKPTLECIQLVNIIYKATVEIEKAVSDLKHFRNLHPFCVEINSLENEADQITQAKVGKLLDEEPDWRMAIKWKEIYGRLETAADHCENISDVIESIVVKNA
- a CDS encoding inorganic phosphate transporter, with the translated sequence MLSLIFVIFIILVALAFDFTNGLHDAANSIATVVSTRVLTPRQAVVWAAFFNFVAFLIFGTAVATTIGKGMIDISVVTPRLIFAGLIGAISWNLFTWYLGLPTSSSHALIGGYAGAAIVKAGFKVIILSGWTKTIIFLFLAPTLGLVLGLIFIVIVTWIVHKKTPASIDKWSRRLQLVSACLYSLGHGGNDAQKTMGIIASLLFSAGLIKTFHIPLWVVLSAHAAIALGTLSGGWRIVKTMGQKITKLRPIDGFCAETASAISIFTATHLGVPVSTTHVITGAISGVGAAKRLSAVRWGITIKIVWAWLLTIPGAALTAGVFYFLLESAIKLFS